The genomic region ACACCTGGTTCGGCCTGTACGGCCCCAAGGGCTTGGGCGCCGACATCGTGACCCGTGTGAACACGGCCGCCAACCAGGCGCTCAGCGACCCCGAGGTGCGCAACAAGCTCACCACGCTGGGCATTGAGCCCGTGACCAGCACGCCCGCCCAGTTCACCAAGATGGTGGCGGACGATCTGGCCAAGTGGAAGAAGATCATCAGCGAACGCAAGATCGTCAACGAATAAGCACCCCATCCACCTCGAATAAACGCCAGGAGACCGCATGCAGTTCAGCTACCACAACCCTTACCTCTCTACCCGCATCCCGGTGTTCGCGCGCAATGTGGTGTCCACCTCGCACCCGCTGGCGGCACAGGCCGGTCTGCGCATCCTGCAGCAGGGCGGCAACGCGGTAGACGCTGCCGTGGCCACTGCCGCCGTGATGACGCTGGTGGAACCGGTGAGCAATGGCCTGGGCAGCGATGCGTTCTGCATCTTGTGGGATGGGCAGCAGCTGCACGGCCTCAATGCCTCGGGCCGTGCGCCGCAGGCCTGGACGCCCGAATACTTCAAGACCAAGTACGGCGCAGACGCCGCCACGCCGCCCATGCGCGGCATCGATTCGGTAACCATCCCCGGCGCGGTGCGTGGCTGGGTGGCTTTGAGCCAGCGCTTTGGCAAGCTGCCGTTTGCCGATCTGATGGTGCCTGCGATTGAAGTTGCAGAGCGCGGCTACCTGGTGCCGCCCGTGGTGCAGCAAAAGTGGGTGGCTGCCACCCCCGTGCTGCAGGGCATGGCGGGCTTTGCCGACACCTTCTTGCCCTGGGGCCGCGCGCCTGAGGTGGGGGAGCTGTTCCGCTTCCCCGCCGCAGCCCGTGCGCTCAAGGCCATTGCCGCCACCAACGGCGATGCGCTGTACGAGGGCGAGATTGCCGAAGCCCTGGTAGCCTTTGCCAAAGAGCAGGGCGGAGCCCTGACGGTGAAAGACCTGGCCAGCTACCAGCCCGAGTGGGTCAAGCCCATTGCCCGCGACTACCGGGGCTACACGCTGCACGAGATTCCGCCCAACGGCCAGGGCATTGCTGCGCTGATTGCGCTGGGCATCCTGGAAAAATTCGACATGGCCAGCCTGCCGGTGGATTCGGTGGCCTCGCAGCATGTGCAGATCGAGGCCATGAAGCTCGCGTTTGCCGATGTGTACCGCTATGTGTCCGAGCCATCCACCATGGAAGTGACACCCGAGCAAATGCTCGATGACGCCTACCTGGCCTCACGCGCCCGCATGATCGACCTGGGCCGTGCGCAGGACTTCAAGGCGGGCAACCCGGTCAAGGGCGGCACCATCTACCTGACGGCAGCCGATGAGAACGGCATGATGGTCAGCTTCATCCAGAGCAACTACATGGGCTTTGGCTCAGGCTGTGTGGAGCCCACCTACGGCATCAGCCTGCAAAACCGGGGCCATGGCTTCAGCCTGGATGCCACCAGCCCGAACGTCGTGGCGCCTGGCAAGCGGCCCTTCCATACCATCATCCCGGCCTTCCTGACCAAGGACGGACAGCCCGTGATGAGCTATGGCGTGATGGGCGGCAACATGCAGCCGCAAGGCCACATGCAAACGCTGGTGCGCATGCTGGACTACCGCCAGAGCCTGCAGGCCGCCTGCGATGCGCCGCGCTGGCGCTTCAACAAGGGGCTCAACATCAACGTGGAAGCGGCCATGAACGCAGCCACCGTGCAGGGCCTTCAGGATCTGGGGCACGAGATCGATGTCATCAACGACTCGTACCAGGACTTTGGCGCGGGCCAGTTCATCTGGCGTGCGGGCAACCCGGCTGTGGAAGGTTATGTGGCTGCGAGCGACCCGCGCCGCGACGGACTGGCTGCCGGGTATTGAGGCACTGGGCGGGTTTGCGGCCCGCCCTTAGTCAGCCCTTAGCCCGCCCTAAGGCAGAGGGCGAAGCGCCCAAAGAGTTATTCGAGTCGGGCTTTGGCGTAGGTGGCGCGGTCCATGTCGCGCACTTCCACGCTCAGCTGCACTGACATGCCTTCGGGTCGTGGTGTATTGCGTTGCAGCACCTCCAGCACGCGTCCGGCCAGTTCGGTCTTGGCTTCGGGCGTGCGCCCTGTCATCAGCCGCAGCTCGGCATGCACAAAGCCACGCAGTTCTGGCGCTGTGCCCATCACAAAGTCGGTCACATCCACAAAGCGGATTTTCAGGTCGGCCTCGACCGGAATCTGAGGATGTGCGGTGAGCGACGCTGCCAGTTCCTTGAGAACCTGGGCTTTGGGATAGGTGCCGAGGTTGGCGGTGGTTTCAATGACCAGATGCGGCATGGTGTCCTTGCATGGGTTGAGGAGTGAAGCGTTGGAGTGTGCCCGGTTTTGAATCTGGACGGATAAGGTGGGGCCATGCGCTTACCGAGGAGCCCGAGGTTCATTCGATGAACGATCGCACCTGCACTGGCAGCGCGGGCGGTGCCCACTGGTAGCCAGGGTTGAGCACATCCCGCTCGTGTTGCTGGCCTGCCCACTGCAGGCTCAGCAGATGGGCCAAAGTCCAGCCCGCCCAGTCAGCGCGGAAAGGGCGCTGGGCCACGCTGGGCAAGTCGTCTGCAGTGCGGGGCTGTGCCGCCCAGCCGTTAGACCAGGCCAGTGCCGGTATGCGGTAGCCCGATTCTGTAGCCGGGCTGTGCCCCACGCGGTTTTCTCCATGGCCTACTTCCTGGCCGTGGTCAGACAGGTAGAACCAGGCCCGGTATTCCCCCTTGCGGGGTACACGCTGGGTGATGCGCAGAGACTCCGCCACCACAAAGTCGTGGTACAGCAGCGCAGCGTCATAGTCCTGCCGGTAGCGCCTCACCCAGGCCGATCGGCCTTGGCTTTGCAACTGCGATTCCACCGCATCCACCCCATCAT from Acidovorax sp. DW039 harbors:
- a CDS encoding gamma-glutamyltransferase family protein; translation: MQFSYHNPYLSTRIPVFARNVVSTSHPLAAQAGLRILQQGGNAVDAAVATAAVMTLVEPVSNGLGSDAFCILWDGQQLHGLNASGRAPQAWTPEYFKTKYGADAATPPMRGIDSVTIPGAVRGWVALSQRFGKLPFADLMVPAIEVAERGYLVPPVVQQKWVAATPVLQGMAGFADTFLPWGRAPEVGELFRFPAAARALKAIAATNGDALYEGEIAEALVAFAKEQGGALTVKDLASYQPEWVKPIARDYRGYTLHEIPPNGQGIAALIALGILEKFDMASLPVDSVASQHVQIEAMKLAFADVYRYVSEPSTMEVTPEQMLDDAYLASRARMIDLGRAQDFKAGNPVKGGTIYLTAADENGMMVSFIQSNYMGFGSGCVEPTYGISLQNRGHGFSLDATSPNVVAPGKRPFHTIIPAFLTKDGQPVMSYGVMGGNMQPQGHMQTLVRMLDYRQSLQAACDAPRWRFNKGLNINVEAAMNAATVQGLQDLGHEIDVINDSYQDFGAGQFIWRAGNPAVEGYVAASDPRRDGLAAGY
- a CDS encoding 5-carboxymethyl-2-hydroxymuconate isomerase encodes the protein MPHLVIETTANLGTYPKAQVLKELAASLTAHPQIPVEADLKIRFVDVTDFVMGTAPELRGFVHAELRLMTGRTPEAKTELAGRVLEVLQRNTPRPEGMSVQLSVEVRDMDRATYAKARLE